AAGTTCGCATTCCGACCGGCTGATCAGCACCCTGTCCGACCAGCACCGCAATATTGTCGATGCCATCGAACAGCGCGATCCCGGCCGCGCCGAAGAAGCCATGCGCATCCACCTTTCCCAGGTTGAACGCGCCCTGCATCAAAACTGATCATCACCCCCGCAAGCTATCAAACCGGCGCAAACCCCGCCTTAATGACAGCGCTACTTTCCCAAGCCCCCACTTTCCTGACCCGGCCCGCCTCCCCACCTCTCGCGCCCCTTATCCCTCACCAATTTTCCCGGCCGTGCTGCCCCTCCGTCGCGGCGCATATCACCTAACGCAGAAATGTCCCAAGCTGCCCCTGCTATTTTGCCTGTTGCGTCCACTCTCAAAATCGATGGCTCCCTGACAGCCCCTATGCACCCGACGATCACTTCGTGATTTTTTGTTTCGGCCATATAAATCACTGCCCGCACTATCTTTCAGCGCCCCCAACCCAGCGTCAAAACCGTTCACAAACCTGCTTTTAGCGGGCTGCTTACGCGTGTTTACAGGTCTTACGCCCTTCTGCCATCCTGGCAGTTGGCAACCGGTTGTTCTGCGCACGCCGCGATCCGGCAAAAGATATGCCTTCGCGCAAACGGCATCGCAGCAGAAATGCCGCACGGCCCTGTGGATCGGGCTGTATTTTTCACAGTGCCAGATCCGCCAAATTCCTCATCTTTTTTGAAGTGATAAAATTGCATATAATATTCGTACGTAATTTCCCTGTCCGGGATGCTTCATATGCAATTGTTATCATGGCAAATTTGAATATCAGGCCGATTTCCGGCATCGCGAATTGATGTCAACCGCATTACTTTTCATATGATGACTTTACAAGCCACGGTCTGCCTCATACATTCCCGTCAGCAAACACCCGTCCGGATCAGGCGCGCCGGATGACTGGGTTTATCTGTAAGGCCACGATAGCCCCGCAGATAGAACAGACGGGCTGGGCACCATATGGTTACAGGCACGGTCAACTGGCCATTGCCCACCAGGAGGCAGCCCTTTGGTCCTTGTGCGCGCCCCCTGGATAACGGATGCACAGATCCAACCCACAGGAGAACCCGATGCTGAGCGGAAAAAACTATATTGCTGGCGAATGGCAGGACGGCCCGGATGTCTTTCAGGCAGATAATCCTGCCACTGGTGAAAAACTGCCGACCAAGTTTCAGCAGGGTACTGAAGAACATGTAGACCAGGCTGCCCGTGCGGCAGATGCCTGTGCTGAAGAATTTGCCTCGATGGCACCGGCAAAACGTGCGGCCTTCCTGCGTGCCTGCGCTGAAGAAATTGACGCCCGCGGCGATGAACTGACCGAAATGGGCAACCTTGAAACCGCCCTTCCGGCAGCACGCCTGCAGGGTGAACGCGGCCGTACCGTTGGCCAGTTGCGCTTCTTTGCCGACTGGATCGAAGAAGGTTCGTGGTTTGAAGCCCGCATCGAAACTGCCCAGCCCGATCGCGCCCCGCTGCCGCGCCCGGACATCCGTTCGATGTTCAAGGCCCTTGGCCCGGTTGGCGTTTTTGGCGCATCCAACTTCCCGCTGGCATTTTCTGTTGCCGGTGGTGATACCGCATCGGCCCTGGCTGCTGGCTGCCCGGTCGTATTCAAGGCCCATGCTGCCCATCCTGGTACTTCGGAAATTGTCGCCCAGGCGATTGATGCCGCCATCAAAAAAACCGGCATGCCCAAAGGTGTTTTCAGCATGGTTCACGGTGGCGGTCGCGTTGTTGGCCAGTCACTGGTTGCCCATCCCATGATCAAGGCTGTCGGCTTTACCGGTTCGACCGGTGGTGGCCGCGCCCTGTTTGACATTGCCGTTAGCCGCCCGGAACCGATTCCGTTCTATGGCGAACTGGGCAGCAACAACCCGGTTTACCTGATGCCCAACGCCATGCAGAAAAACGCTGCCGGTATTGCCAAGGCATGGGTTGGTTCGCTGACCATGGGTGTTGGCCAGTTCTGTACCAATCCTGGCCTTCTGCTGGCGGTTAAGGGTGCCGAGCTTGATACCTTTGTCACCACTGCTGTTGCAGAACTGGGTGGCGTTGCCAGCCAGGCCATGCTGACGGACCGTGTTTCAAGCGCCTATCACGACGTCAATGACGCGATGGCAAAACACCCGAAGGTCACCTGTGCCCTGAAACGCCGTGAAAATGACGGCCCGTTTGAAGGCAGCCCCGCCGTTTACCGTGTTTCGGCCGCCGATTGGGCCGCAAACCCGGAACTGGCCGAAGAAATGTTTGGACCGGCCGGTATCATCATTGAATGCGACAATACCGACCAGATCCTTGAAATCTCGGCCAAGCTGCATGGCCAGCTGACCGCGACCATCCAGATGGACGATACCGATGCCGAATTTGCCGGCAAGCTGCGCCCGATTCTGGAAAAGATCGCAGGCCGTATTCTGGTTAATGGCTGGCCGACTGGCGTTGAAGTCTGCCATTCCATGGTTCATGGCGGGCCGTACCCGGCAAGCACCGATTCGCGCGCAACCTCTGTTGGGTCGCTGGCAATCAAACGCTTTGTCCGCCCGGTCGCCTATCAGGCCTTCGCCGATGCCCTGCTTCCTGACGCGCTGAAAGACAGCAACCCGCTGAACATCCCGCGTCTGGTCGATGGCAAATGGCAGATGCCGAAATAATCGGTATCGACCCGATCATAAATACGAAAGGCGCTGCATCCCCTGCGGCGCCTTTTCTTTTGATGGACTCGTGGCGTTATCGGCCCGTCGGCCCACCCTACCCACCGTTTACCAAAGCCCCGCAGCTATACAGATATAACCTTAATCACGGGGCACTCCCGCAGCATCTTCACTGCCACGGTGATAACGGAATGTTCCGGTGGCAGATGCGATGATTTCGCCTTTGCCATTATAGGCCGTGGCGGTTGTGAAAATGATTTTGCGGCCACCGCCCTGGCGGTGCGCTTCGACTCTGACGATATCGCCATTTCCCGCCTGCCCCATAAACTGCGTGGTCAGGGAAAGGGTCAGGCAACGGCGGATATTTCCCGGCACCGGACAATAGCAGCAGGCATAACCAGAAGCTGTATCAAGCAGCGTTGCAAGGACGCCGCCATGCAGGATTCCGGCGCGATTACAATGCTGCGATGCAACATCAATTTCGACAACAGCACGTTCGTTTTGCCAATCGACCAGGCGGTAACCCAGCATTTCCTGCAGGCCGCTGCCATGTTGCTGCTCGTATAAAAGATTGTCAGCGTCGTTATTCATAGGCGTCCTTCTTTTCCAATATGTGCCGTTTTCTCACATAATTGATGAATAAATTGCACATAATAAACAAATTAATCCCGCGTCCTTTGAACCAAAAACATAAATAATACGTTTTTCTTGTGCGTTGCGAAAAACGCATATTTAGCAATTTCAATGACTTGGCTGTTATCGTTCTCCAAACAAGAACGGGGACGCCGCAAACCAGTGATAGTGGACAATGCTGGCCTTTGCTAGCTTTCAACTCAAGGAAAACGACCCAAGCTTCTGCTCAAAAGGAGATTTGAAAATGGCTACTCTCGCATTTGACAGCGCCCCTGTTGCTCGCACGGAACCGGCTGCCGCAAAACCGAAATTTGGCTGGTTTGTAAACTTTCTTGAAGCTGTTCGCGTTGCCCAGATCATGCAGAACAGCCCCGCCCGTGATCACACTGCCCTGATCAACGAATGGCGTGCAAACATGCTTGGCGAGAAGAACTGATTGTTCTTCTCTGCCCTGCCTGATCCTGATCGGTAATAATCGCGCTTGACCGTTTCACGCCGGGCGACCTAAACGATTATATGCAAAAGTTTGACATCGTCACGATCAGGCTGTTCGTCGCCATTGTAAAGGCCGGCAGCATCAATGAAGCAGCCCGGCGCGAACATATCGCGACTTCCGCCGTAAGCCGCCGTATTGG
The window above is part of the Thalassospira marina genome. Proteins encoded here:
- a CDS encoding aldehyde dehydrogenase (NADP(+)); the encoded protein is MLSGKNYIAGEWQDGPDVFQADNPATGEKLPTKFQQGTEEHVDQAARAADACAEEFASMAPAKRAAFLRACAEEIDARGDELTEMGNLETALPAARLQGERGRTVGQLRFFADWIEEGSWFEARIETAQPDRAPLPRPDIRSMFKALGPVGVFGASNFPLAFSVAGGDTASALAAGCPVVFKAHAAHPGTSEIVAQAIDAAIKKTGMPKGVFSMVHGGGRVVGQSLVAHPMIKAVGFTGSTGGGRALFDIAVSRPEPIPFYGELGSNNPVYLMPNAMQKNAAGIAKAWVGSLTMGVGQFCTNPGLLLAVKGAELDTFVTTAVAELGGVASQAMLTDRVSSAYHDVNDAMAKHPKVTCALKRRENDGPFEGSPAVYRVSAADWAANPELAEEMFGPAGIIIECDNTDQILEISAKLHGQLTATIQMDDTDAEFAGKLRPILEKIAGRILVNGWPTGVEVCHSMVHGGPYPASTDSRATSVGSLAIKRFVRPVAYQAFADALLPDALKDSNPLNIPRLVDGKWQMPK
- a CDS encoding PaaI family thioesterase — protein: MNNDADNLLYEQQHGSGLQEMLGYRLVDWQNERAVVEIDVASQHCNRAGILHGGVLATLLDTASGYACCYCPVPGNIRRCLTLSLTTQFMGQAGNGDIVRVEAHRQGGGRKIIFTTATAYNGKGEIIASATGTFRYHRGSEDAAGVPRD